In Streptomyces qaidamensis, one DNA window encodes the following:
- a CDS encoding helix-turn-helix domain-containing protein produces the protein MPGSRDLDPSSSPRALLGAELRHAREKAGLSQEELGQRLFVSGSFIGQLEAGTRRLQREYARLLDEVLGTEDFFQRNCAAAAKSKYPEHFAEAAEAEAAATEIRQFAPLLIPGLLQTAAYARAVFRAYRPTAPEQVIEELVTARTERARILDVPTSPLLWTVLDEAALRRQTGGPEVMAEALRHVTALIRRNRIIAQVLPFSAGAHASMEGSMKLMDFEDAPPLLYFEGVGTGRLEDDPATVRYQRRTFQLLTAYALSPERSLVLIEDIAQDGSHEEHP, from the coding sequence ATGCCCGGATCCAGGGACCTCGACCCGTCCTCCTCCCCTCGGGCCCTCCTGGGCGCCGAACTCCGCCACGCCCGAGAAAAGGCCGGCCTGAGCCAGGAGGAACTGGGACAGCGGCTGTTCGTGAGCGGGTCGTTCATCGGGCAGCTGGAGGCGGGGACGCGGAGGTTGCAGCGGGAGTACGCGCGGTTGCTGGACGAGGTGCTGGGGACGGAGGACTTCTTCCAGCGGAACTGTGCGGCGGCGGCGAAGTCGAAGTATCCGGAGCACTTTGCGGAGGCGGCGGAGGCAGAGGCTGCGGCTACTGAGATCCGACAGTTCGCGCCGCTCCTCATTCCCGGGCTGCTGCAAACCGCCGCGTACGCACGGGCCGTCTTCCGCGCGTACCGGCCCACAGCACCGGAGCAGGTGATCGAGGAGTTGGTGACGGCCCGGACGGAGAGGGCCCGCATCCTCGACGTTCCAACAAGCCCGTTGTTGTGGACGGTGCTTGACGAGGCTGCACTGCGTCGGCAGACCGGCGGCCCGGAGGTCATGGCCGAGGCACTACGTCACGTCACTGCCCTGATCCGCCGGAACCGGATCATCGCGCAGGTGTTGCCCTTCAGCGCGGGCGCCCACGCCTCGATGGAGGGCTCCATGAAGCTCATGGACTTCGAGGACGCCCCTCCGCTGCTCTACTTCGAGGGGGTCGGCACGGGGCGGCTGGAGGATGACCCGGCAACCGTCCGGTATCAGCGGCGCACCTTCCAACTACTGACCGCGTACGCCCTCTCGCCGGAAAGGTCCCTGGTTCTCATCGAGGACATCGCGCAGGATGGCAGCCATGAGGAGCATCCCTGA
- a CDS encoding DUF397 domain-containing protein: MRSIPEYDLDGATWHKSSYSGGSGGDCLEIADGHPSLTPVRDSKTPHGPKLVFRAMAWTAFVENLKDETA, translated from the coding sequence ATGAGGAGCATCCCTGAGTACGACCTGGACGGCGCGACCTGGCACAAGTCCAGCTACAGCGGCGGCAGCGGCGGCGACTGCCTGGAAATAGCCGACGGCCACCCCAGCCTCACCCCCGTCCGCGACTCCAAGACCCCTCACGGCCCGAAGCTCGTGTTCCGGGCGATGGCCTGGACCGCATTCGTCGAGAACCTCAAGGACGAGACGGCCTGA
- a CDS encoding carboxylesterase/lipase family protein — protein sequence MTTTESRPSAGGPSEEPAPVVRTTAGAVRGRREEGLAVFRGIPFAAPPVGEARFMAPRPARPWDGIRDAHAFGPPPPQDLGNLGGPGLLDVPEGDEWLTVNVWTPEPDPGARRPVMVWIYGGAYKLGHSGSPGYDARRIATEGDVVVVSLNYRLGMEGFATIEGAPANRGLLDQVAALEWVRDNVEAFGGDPGQVTVFGESAGAGSIASLLSMPNTAGLFRRAIVQSVPGTFFSDALARDVGTALAAELGLRPTVADLSTIAPHRLTSAGETLSAKMLQRVDRWGQAAPTVTPFSPVVDGEVLPTMPWQALRSGSAKDVDLLVGHNRDEYRLFIAMAGRLGRITDERAASALRLFAPGPDGEQAYRAAFPEASPSELYERVQTDWLFNMPTLHLAEAQRAGGGRAHVYELTWPAPGNGGALGACHGLDIPLLFGTYGADLGLLLFAGAEPSAEALALSSRFRASWTSFARTGDPGWPAYDDEQRLVQVLDAEPEVRAYPEERSRRLWEGYEFLPLPLL from the coding sequence ATGACGACGACCGAATCCCGCCCGTCGGCGGGCGGCCCTTCGGAGGAGCCCGCACCGGTGGTCCGTACGACCGCCGGTGCGGTTCGGGGCCGAAGGGAAGAGGGACTCGCGGTCTTCCGCGGCATCCCGTTCGCCGCACCCCCGGTGGGCGAGGCCCGCTTCATGGCCCCCCGCCCGGCCCGTCCTTGGGACGGCATACGCGACGCCCACGCCTTCGGCCCGCCGCCCCCGCAGGACCTCGGCAACCTGGGCGGCCCGGGCCTGCTCGACGTGCCCGAGGGCGACGAGTGGCTCACGGTCAACGTCTGGACGCCCGAACCCGACCCGGGCGCCCGGCGGCCGGTGATGGTGTGGATCTACGGCGGCGCCTACAAGCTGGGCCACTCCGGCAGCCCCGGCTACGACGCCCGGCGCATCGCCACCGAGGGCGACGTGGTGGTCGTGTCCCTCAACTACCGCCTGGGCATGGAGGGTTTCGCGACGATCGAGGGCGCTCCCGCCAACCGCGGCCTGCTCGACCAAGTGGCCGCCCTGGAATGGGTGCGGGACAACGTCGAGGCCTTCGGCGGCGACCCCGGCCAGGTCACGGTCTTCGGTGAGTCCGCGGGCGCGGGTTCGATCGCCTCGCTGCTGTCCATGCCGAACACGGCCGGACTGTTCCGGCGGGCGATCGTCCAGAGCGTGCCCGGGACGTTCTTCTCCGACGCCCTGGCCCGGGACGTCGGCACCGCCCTCGCCGCCGAGCTGGGCCTGCGCCCCACGGTCGCCGACCTCTCGACGATCGCTCCGCACCGGCTGACCTCGGCGGGCGAGACGCTCAGCGCCAAGATGCTCCAGCGCGTCGACCGCTGGGGCCAGGCGGCGCCCACGGTCACGCCCTTCTCCCCGGTGGTCGACGGCGAGGTCCTGCCGACCATGCCGTGGCAGGCGCTGCGGTCCGGATCGGCGAAGGACGTCGACCTCCTCGTCGGCCACAACCGCGACGAGTACCGCCTGTTCATCGCGATGGCGGGCCGACTGGGCCGGATCACCGACGAGAGGGCGGCCTCCGCCCTGCGCCTGTTCGCCCCCGGGCCCGACGGCGAACAGGCGTACCGCGCCGCCTTCCCCGAGGCCTCCCCGAGCGAACTCTACGAACGCGTCCAGACGGACTGGCTGTTCAACATGCCCACCCTGCACCTGGCCGAGGCCCAGCGCGCGGGCGGAGGCCGCGCCCACGTCTACGAACTGACCTGGCCGGCCCCGGGCAACGGCGGCGCGCTCGGTGCCTGCCACGGTCTGGACATCCCGTTGCTGTTCGGCACGTACGGCGCGGACCTGGGGCTGCTGCTGTTCGCGGGCGCGGAGCCGTCCGCCGAGGCCCTCGCGCTGTCGTCCCGCTTCCGCGCGTCCTGGACGTCCTTCGCGAGGACGGGCGACCCGGGCTGGCCGGCCTACGACGACGAGCAGCGGCTGGTACAGGTGCTGGACGCGGAGCCGGAGGTGAGGGCGTACCCGGAGGAGCGGTCGCGGCGGCTGTGGGAGGGGTACGAGTTCCTGCCGCTTCCGCTGCTGTAG
- a CDS encoding NADH:flavin oxidoreductase: MTVAASASRAAEILSRPVSLGGLTVPNRIAMAPMTRMFSPGGVPGEDVVSYYGRRAAAGVGLIVTEGTYVGHESAGQSDRVPRFHGEEQLAGWAKVAEAVHAGGGTIVPQLWHIGMVRNQGEPPFADAPAVGPSGLRIGADEPTGKVMTQADIDAVIGAFAEAAAAAERIGFDGVELHGAHGYLLDQFLWEGTNRRTDAYGGDRVARAKLSEEIVAAVRETVSADFPVIFRYSQWKQEAYDARLAETPEELEAILTPLAAAGVDAFHASTRRYWVPEFEDSDLNLAGWTKKLTGKPTITVGSVGLNGDFIKAFQGESAEVGDLDNLLDRFERDEFDMVAVGRALLQDPEWARKVLDGRLEDLAPYNPASLKTLS, translated from the coding sequence GTGACCGTCGCCGCCTCCGCTTCCCGCGCCGCCGAAATCCTGTCCCGGCCCGTATCGCTGGGCGGCCTGACCGTTCCCAACCGGATCGCGATGGCGCCGATGACCCGCATGTTCTCCCCGGGCGGTGTGCCCGGCGAGGACGTCGTGTCGTACTACGGGCGCCGTGCCGCCGCCGGAGTGGGCCTGATCGTCACCGAGGGCACCTACGTCGGCCACGAGTCGGCCGGGCAGAGCGACCGCGTGCCGCGGTTCCACGGCGAGGAGCAGCTCGCGGGCTGGGCGAAGGTCGCCGAGGCGGTGCACGCCGGGGGCGGCACTATCGTGCCGCAGCTCTGGCACATCGGCATGGTGCGCAACCAGGGCGAGCCCCCGTTCGCCGATGCCCCCGCCGTCGGCCCCTCCGGTCTGCGCATCGGCGCCGACGAGCCCACCGGCAAGGTCATGACCCAGGCCGACATCGACGCCGTCATCGGCGCGTTCGCCGAGGCCGCTGCCGCCGCCGAGCGCATCGGCTTCGACGGCGTGGAGCTGCACGGCGCCCACGGCTACCTGCTCGACCAGTTCCTGTGGGAGGGCACCAACCGCCGCACCGACGCCTACGGCGGCGACCGGGTCGCGCGCGCCAAGCTCTCGGAGGAGATCGTCGCGGCCGTCCGCGAGACGGTCTCCGCCGACTTCCCCGTCATCTTCCGCTACTCCCAGTGGAAGCAGGAGGCCTACGACGCCCGCCTCGCCGAGACCCCGGAGGAGCTGGAGGCCATCCTGACGCCGCTCGCCGCCGCCGGTGTCGACGCCTTCCACGCCTCCACCCGCCGCTACTGGGTCCCCGAGTTCGAGGACTCCGACCTCAACCTGGCCGGCTGGACCAAGAAGCTCACCGGCAAGCCCACCATCACCGTCGGCTCGGTCGGCCTGAACGGCGACTTCATCAAGGCCTTCCAGGGCGAGAGCGCCGAGGTCGGCGACCTCGACAACCTCCTCGACCGCTTCGAGCGCGACGAGTTCGACATGGTCGCCGTCGGCCGCGCCCTGCTCCAGGACCCCGAGTGGGCCCGGAAGGTGCTCGACGGCCGTCTGGAAGACCTGGCTCCGTACAACCCGGCGTCGCTGAAGACCCTCAGCTGA
- the groL gene encoding chaperonin GroEL (60 kDa chaperone family; promotes refolding of misfolded polypeptides especially under stressful conditions; forms two stacked rings of heptamers to form a barrel-shaped 14mer; ends can be capped by GroES; misfolded proteins enter the barrel where they are refolded when GroES binds): MAKIIAFDEEARRGLERGMNQLADAVKVTLGPKGRNVVLEKKWGAPTITNDGVSIAKEIELEDPYEKIGAELVKEVAKKTDDVAGDGTTTATVLAQALVKEGLRNVAAGANPMALKRGIEKAVEAVSAALLEQAKDVETKEQIASTASISAADTQIGELIAEAMDKVGKEGVITVEESQTFGLELELTEGMRFDKGYISAYFATDMERMEAVLDDPYILIANSKISNVKDLLPLLEKVMQSGKPLLIIAEDVEGEALSTLVVNKIRGTFKSVAVKAPGFGDRRKAMLQDIGILTGGEVISEEVGLKLENATVDLLGKARKVVITKDETTIVDGAGSAEQVQGRVNQIRAEIENSDSDYDREKLQERLAKLAGGVAVIKAGAATEVELKERKHRIEDAVRNAKAAVEEGIVAGGGVALLQASQVFEKLELDGDEATGANAVKLALEAPLKQIAVNGGLEGGVVVEKVRNLQVGHGLNAATGEYVDMIAEGIIDPAKVTRSALQNAASIAALFLTTEAVIADKPEKNAAPAGGGMPGGDMDF; this comes from the coding sequence ATGGCCAAGATCATCGCGTTCGACGAGGAGGCGCGGCGCGGCCTCGAGCGCGGCATGAACCAGCTCGCGGACGCCGTCAAGGTGACGCTCGGCCCCAAGGGCCGCAACGTCGTCCTCGAGAAGAAGTGGGGCGCGCCCACGATCACCAACGATGGTGTCTCCATCGCCAAGGAGATCGAGCTCGAGGACCCGTACGAGAAGATCGGCGCCGAGCTGGTCAAGGAAGTCGCCAAGAAGACGGACGACGTCGCCGGTGACGGTACGACCACCGCGACCGTTCTCGCCCAGGCCCTGGTCAAGGAGGGCCTGCGCAACGTAGCCGCCGGCGCCAACCCGATGGCTCTCAAGCGCGGTATCGAGAAGGCCGTCGAGGCCGTCTCCGCCGCCCTGCTGGAGCAGGCGAAGGACGTCGAGACCAAGGAGCAGATCGCCTCCACGGCCTCCATCTCCGCCGCCGACACCCAGATCGGCGAGCTCATCGCCGAGGCCATGGACAAGGTCGGCAAGGAAGGCGTCATCACCGTCGAGGAGTCCCAGACCTTCGGTCTGGAGCTGGAGCTCACCGAGGGTATGCGCTTCGACAAGGGCTACATCTCGGCGTACTTCGCGACCGACATGGAGCGTATGGAGGCCGTCCTCGACGACCCGTACATCCTGATCGCGAACTCCAAGATCTCGAACGTCAAGGACCTGCTCCCGCTCCTGGAGAAGGTCATGCAGTCGGGCAAGCCGCTGCTGATCATCGCCGAGGACGTCGAGGGCGAGGCCCTGTCGACCCTGGTCGTCAACAAGATCCGCGGCACCTTCAAGTCCGTCGCCGTCAAGGCCCCGGGCTTCGGCGACCGCCGCAAGGCGATGCTGCAGGACATCGGCATCCTCACCGGCGGCGAGGTGATCTCCGAGGAGGTCGGCCTCAAGCTGGAGAACGCCACGGTCGACCTCCTGGGCAAGGCCCGCAAGGTCGTCATCACCAAGGACGAGACCACCATCGTCGACGGTGCCGGCTCCGCCGAGCAGGTCCAGGGCCGGGTCAACCAGATCCGCGCCGAGATCGAGAACAGCGACTCGGACTACGACCGCGAGAAGCTCCAGGAGCGCCTGGCGAAGCTCGCCGGCGGCGTGGCCGTCATCAAGGCCGGTGCCGCCACCGAGGTGGAGCTCAAGGAGCGCAAGCACCGCATCGAGGACGCCGTGCGCAACGCCAAGGCGGCCGTCGAGGAGGGCATCGTCGCCGGTGGTGGCGTGGCCCTGCTGCAGGCCTCCCAGGTCTTCGAGAAGCTGGAGCTCGACGGTGACGAGGCGACCGGCGCCAACGCCGTGAAGCTCGCCCTGGAGGCCCCGCTGAAGCAGATCGCCGTCAACGGTGGTCTCGAGGGCGGCGTCGTCGTGGAGAAGGTCCGCAACCTCCAGGTCGGCCACGGCCTGAACGCCGCGACCGGTGAGTACGTCGACATGATCGCCGAGGGCATCATCGACCCGGCGAAGGTGACCCGTTCCGCGCTGCAGAACGCCGCCTCCATCGCCGCGCTGTTCCTCACCACCGAGGCCGTCATCGCCGACAAGCCGGAGAAGAACGCCGCGCCCGCCGGCGGCGGCATGCCGGGCGGTGACATGGACTTCTGA
- a CDS encoding cold-shock protein has translation MAQGTVKWFNAEKGYGFIAVDGGADVFVHYSAIQMDGYRTLEEGQRVEFEISQGQKGPQADMVRVSA, from the coding sequence ATGGCTCAGGGCACCGTCAAGTGGTTCAACGCGGAGAAGGGGTACGGCTTCATCGCGGTCGACGGTGGTGCGGATGTTTTCGTCCACTACAGCGCGATTCAGATGGACGGCTACCGCACCCTTGAAGAGGGCCAGCGGGTCGAGTTCGAGATCTCGCAGGGCCAGAAGGGACCGCAGGCCGACATGGTTCGCGTCTCTGCCTGA
- a CDS encoding MoaD/ThiS family protein, protein MSVTVRIPTILRTYTGGQAEVAADGANLGEVIADLEKNHTGIAARVLDDQGKLRRFVNVYVNDDDVRFEQGLETATPDGAGVSIIPAVAGG, encoded by the coding sequence ATGAGCGTCACCGTTCGCATCCCCACCATCCTGCGCACCTACACCGGCGGGCAGGCCGAGGTCGCCGCCGACGGGGCGAACCTCGGCGAGGTCATCGCCGATCTGGAGAAGAACCACACCGGGATCGCCGCCCGGGTGCTCGACGACCAGGGCAAGTTGCGCCGGTTCGTCAACGTCTACGTGAACGACGACGACGTGCGGTTCGAGCAGGGCCTGGAGACGGCGACGCCGGACGGTGCCGGTGTGTCGATCATTCCCGCCGTCGCCGGCGGCTGA
- the thrC gene encoding threonine synthase, translated as MAVQTVASTTDSTVDLGPAAALSCRECGHRVPLGPVFACEECFGPLEIAYDFSAYDTEELRKQIEAGPANIWRYAPLLPVPADVADKPNINPGWTKLVKADNLARELGVDAGKLFVKDDSGNPTHSFKDRVVAQALEAARAFGFTTLSCSSTGNLAGAVGAAAARAGFRSCVFIPHDLEQGKVVMAAVYGGELVGIEGNYDDVNRFCSELIGDPAGEGWGFVNVNLRPYYAEGSKTLAYEICEQLGWQLPDQLVVPIASGSQLTKIDKGLQELIKLGLVEDKPYKIFGAQAEGCSPVSVAYKAGHDVVRPQKPNTIAKSLAIGNPADGPYVLDIARRTGGAVEDVNDEQVVDAIKILARTEGIFAETAGGVTVGVTKKLIESGLLDPSKTTVVLNTGDGLKTLDAVAGTGLTATIRPNLESFREAGLV; from the coding sequence ATGGCTGTGCAGACTGTTGCAAGCACCACTGACTCCACCGTAGACCTCGGTCCCGCCGCTGCCCTGAGCTGCCGCGAGTGCGGTCACCGTGTACCCCTCGGACCGGTCTTCGCGTGCGAGGAGTGTTTCGGGCCGCTGGAGATCGCCTACGACTTCTCGGCCTACGACACCGAGGAGCTCCGCAAGCAGATCGAAGCGGGCCCCGCGAACATCTGGCGCTACGCCCCACTGCTGCCGGTCCCGGCCGACGTCGCGGACAAGCCGAACATCAACCCCGGCTGGACCAAGCTCGTCAAGGCCGACAACCTCGCGCGCGAGCTGGGCGTCGACGCCGGCAAGCTGTTCGTCAAGGACGACTCCGGCAACCCGACGCACTCCTTCAAGGACCGCGTCGTCGCCCAGGCCCTGGAGGCCGCCCGCGCCTTCGGCTTCACCACGCTCTCCTGCTCCTCCACCGGCAACCTCGCCGGTGCGGTGGGTGCCGCCGCGGCCCGCGCCGGCTTCCGCTCCTGCGTGTTCATCCCGCACGACCTGGAGCAGGGCAAGGTCGTCATGGCCGCGGTCTACGGCGGCGAGCTCGTCGGCATCGAGGGCAACTACGACGACGTGAACCGCTTCTGCTCCGAGCTGATCGGCGACCCGGCCGGTGAGGGCTGGGGCTTCGTCAACGTCAACCTCCGGCCGTACTACGCGGAGGGCTCCAAGACCCTCGCGTACGAGATCTGCGAGCAGCTCGGCTGGCAGCTGCCGGACCAGCTGGTCGTGCCGATCGCCTCCGGCTCGCAGCTGACGAAGATCGACAAGGGCCTTCAGGAGCTGATCAAGCTCGGTCTGGTGGAGGACAAGCCGTACAAGATCTTCGGCGCGCAGGCCGAGGGCTGCTCGCCGGTGTCCGTCGCCTACAAGGCCGGGCATGACGTCGTTCGGCCGCAGAAGCCGAACACCATCGCCAAGTCGCTCGCCATCGGCAACCCGGCGGACGGGCCCTACGTGCTGGACATCGCGCGGCGGACCGGCGGTGCGGTGGAGGACGTGAACGACGAGCAGGTCGTCGACGCGATCAAGATCCTTGCTCGCACCGAGGGGATCTTCGCGGAGACCGCCGGTGGGGTGACGGTGGGTGTCACCAAGAAGCTGATCGAGAGCGGGCTGCTGGATCCGTCGAAGACGACGGTGGTGCTCAACACCGGGGACGGTCTCAAGACGCTGGACGCAGTGGCGGGCACGGGTCTGACGGCGACCATTCGCCCCAACCTCGAATCGTTCCGTGAGGCCGGGCTCGTCTGA
- a CDS encoding glucosyl-3-phosphoglycerate synthase, translated as MLEEVERWLSTRSWSATDRPLHQILAAKQRTGQTVSVVLPALNEEATVGDIVAVIRHDLMRQVPLVDELVVVDSGSTDRTSEVAAAAGARVVHRDDILPRLPAVPGKGEVLWRSMLVTRGDIVCFVDADLRDFSSDFVSGIVGPLLTDPDVDLVKAMYDRPLSGAAGQGGRVTELMARPLLNMHWPQLAGFVQPLGGEYAARRSLLEQLPFPVGYGVELGMLVDALHLAGLDALAQVDVGVRKHRHQDGQALGRMAAAIYRTAQLRLARGHLIRPSLTQFERGEDGFEPRTYSVDTEERPPMVDIAEYQARRAA; from the coding sequence GTGCTGGAAGAAGTCGAGCGCTGGCTGAGCACCCGTTCCTGGTCCGCGACCGATCGCCCGCTCCACCAGATCCTGGCCGCCAAGCAGCGCACGGGCCAGACGGTCAGTGTCGTGCTGCCCGCCCTCAACGAGGAGGCGACGGTCGGCGACATCGTCGCCGTCATCCGCCACGACCTGATGCGGCAGGTCCCGCTCGTCGACGAGCTGGTCGTCGTCGACTCCGGCTCGACCGACCGTACGTCCGAGGTGGCCGCCGCCGCGGGCGCGCGGGTGGTGCACCGGGACGACATACTCCCGCGCTTGCCCGCCGTGCCCGGCAAGGGCGAGGTGCTGTGGCGCTCGATGCTCGTCACCCGCGGGGACATCGTCTGTTTCGTCGACGCGGACCTCAGGGACTTCTCGTCGGACTTCGTCTCCGGGATCGTCGGCCCGCTGCTCACGGACCCGGACGTGGACCTGGTGAAGGCCATGTACGACCGGCCGCTGTCCGGTGCCGCCGGGCAGGGCGGCCGGGTCACCGAGCTGATGGCGCGCCCGCTGCTCAACATGCACTGGCCGCAGCTGGCCGGCTTCGTGCAGCCGCTCGGCGGCGAGTACGCGGCCCGCCGCTCGCTGCTGGAGCAGCTGCCGTTCCCCGTCGGCTACGGCGTGGAGCTGGGGATGCTCGTCGACGCCCTGCACCTGGCGGGCCTGGACGCCCTCGCCCAGGTGGACGTCGGGGTGCGCAAGCACCGGCACCAGGACGGTCAGGCGCTCGGCCGGATGGCCGCCGCGATCTACCGCACGGCCCAGCTGCGGCTGGCCCGCGGGCATCTGATCCGGCCTTCCCTCACCCAGTTCGAGCGGGGGGAGGACGGCTTCGAGCCGCGCACGTACTCCGTGGACACCGAGGAGCGTCCGCCGATGGTGGACATCGCCGAGTACCAGGCGCGGAGAGCGGCCTGA
- a CDS encoding alpha,alpha-trehalose-phosphate synthase (UDP-forming) yields MASTYGAAQVLVASNRGPVSYTVGEDGSLDAKRGGGGLVSGLSAIGSDADALWVCSALSDGDREAVRRGIGEDGVRMLDIPADVHADAYNGIANSVLWFVHHMLYQTPLEPVFDAEFRRQWASYEAYNRAFAEALAEEAAQGAAAVVQDYHLTLVPGMLRELRPDLRIGHFSHTPWAPPEYFRMLPDDVAGQVLRGMLGADRLGFLTERWAEAFTECAERFAGGLGGTRVGVHGLGADADFLRKRAHEPDVEERMAALRQEIGDGRRTIVRVDRTELSKNIVRGLLAYRRLLETHAEWRERVVHVAFAYPSRQDLAVYRDYTAEVQRVADEINAEYGTPGWTPVLLNLKDDFARSLAAYRLADVALVNPIRDGMNLVAKEVPVVSDAGCALVLSREAGAHEELGEDAITVNPYDVTGTAAALHEALSMRPEERAERSKRLAAAATALPPAQWFVDQLDALRG; encoded by the coding sequence ATGGCTTCAACGTACGGTGCTGCGCAGGTGCTGGTGGCCTCCAACCGGGGTCCGGTCTCCTACACGGTGGGTGAGGACGGTTCGCTGGACGCCAAACGGGGCGGCGGCGGGCTGGTCTCCGGGCTCTCCGCGATCGGCTCGGACGCGGACGCGCTGTGGGTGTGCTCGGCGCTGTCCGACGGCGACCGGGAGGCGGTCCGGCGCGGGATCGGCGAGGACGGCGTGCGGATGCTGGACATCCCGGCCGACGTGCACGCCGACGCGTACAACGGCATCGCCAACTCGGTCCTGTGGTTCGTGCACCACATGCTCTACCAGACGCCCCTGGAGCCGGTCTTCGACGCGGAGTTCCGGCGGCAGTGGGCGTCCTACGAGGCGTACAACCGGGCGTTCGCCGAGGCGCTGGCCGAGGAGGCGGCGCAGGGCGCGGCGGCGGTGGTGCAGGACTACCACCTGACGCTCGTGCCGGGCATGCTCCGCGAGCTGCGGCCCGACCTGCGCATCGGACACTTCTCGCACACGCCGTGGGCACCGCCCGAGTACTTCCGGATGCTGCCGGACGACGTGGCCGGGCAGGTGCTGCGCGGCATGCTCGGCGCGGACCGGCTGGGCTTCCTCACCGAGCGCTGGGCGGAGGCGTTCACCGAGTGCGCCGAGCGGTTCGCGGGCGGGCTCGGCGGCACCCGGGTCGGGGTGCACGGCCTGGGCGCCGACGCGGACTTCCTGCGCAAGCGGGCGCACGAGCCGGACGTCGAGGAGCGGATGGCCGCGCTGCGGCAGGAGATCGGCGACGGCCGCCGCACCATCGTCCGCGTCGACCGCACCGAGCTGTCCAAGAACATCGTGCGCGGCCTGCTGGCCTACCGCCGGCTCCTGGAGACCCACGCCGAGTGGCGCGAGCGGGTGGTGCACGTCGCCTTCGCGTACCCCTCGCGGCAGGACCTCGCGGTGTACCGGGACTACACGGCCGAGGTGCAGCGGGTCGCCGACGAGATCAACGCCGAGTACGGCACGCCCGGGTGGACCCCGGTCCTCCTCAACCTCAAGGACGACTTCGCCCGCTCGCTGGCCGCCTACCGGCTGGCCGACGTGGCCCTCGTCAACCCCATCCGCGACGGCATGAACCTCGTCGCCAAGGAGGTTCCCGTCGTCTCCGACGCGGGCTGCGCGCTGGTGCTGTCGCGGGAGGCCGGGGCGCACGAGGAGCTGGGCGAGGACGCGATCACGGTGAACCCCTACGACGTGACGGGCACGGCCGCGGCCCTGCACGAGGCGCTGTCGATGCGCCCGGAGGAACGGGCCGAGCGCAGCAAGCGCCTGGCAGCGGCGGCGACGGCACTGCCGCCGGCCCAGTGGTTCGTGGACCAGCTCGACGCGCTGAGGGGCTGA
- the otsB gene encoding trehalose-phosphatase: MSANALPVPVTKAGEDGLAALLADPGKALVALDFDGTLAPIVADPELARAHPEALGALVALAPKVAAIAVITGRPAEVAVRNGGFADAPGLEHLVVLGHYGAERWDARSGEVTAPDPHPGVDAVRAELPGLLEGSGTWVEDKGRAVAVHTRRAADPQAAFEALREPLTGLATRHGLIVEPGRMVLELRPPGMDKGVALAGFAREIGAGSVLYGGDDLGDLPAYSAVDTLRTSGTPGLLVCSGSDEVTELRERADVVVDGPEGVVGLLRALADFIG; this comes from the coding sequence ATGAGCGCGAACGCGTTGCCCGTGCCTGTCACGAAGGCCGGCGAGGACGGGCTCGCCGCCCTGCTCGCCGATCCCGGCAAGGCGCTGGTCGCACTGGACTTCGACGGGACGCTCGCGCCGATCGTCGCCGATCCGGAGCTGGCCCGGGCCCATCCGGAGGCGCTGGGCGCACTGGTGGCGCTCGCCCCGAAGGTCGCCGCCATCGCGGTGATCACCGGCCGGCCGGCCGAGGTCGCCGTACGCAACGGTGGCTTCGCGGACGCACCGGGTCTTGAACACCTGGTCGTCCTCGGGCACTACGGCGCCGAGCGGTGGGACGCCCGCAGCGGCGAGGTCACCGCCCCCGATCCGCACCCCGGCGTCGACGCCGTCCGCGCCGAGCTGCCCGGGCTGCTCGAAGGGAGCGGGACCTGGGTCGAGGACAAGGGCCGGGCGGTGGCCGTGCACACCCGCCGGGCCGCCGACCCGCAGGCCGCCTTCGAGGCCCTGCGCGAGCCCCTCACCGGCCTGGCGACCCGGCACGGCCTGATCGTCGAGCCCGGCCGCATGGTCCTCGAACTGCGCCCGCCCGGCATGGACAAGGGCGTCGCGCTCGCCGGCTTCGCCCGCGAGATCGGCGCCGGATCCGTCCTCTACGGCGGCGACGACCTGGGCGACCTGCCCGCGTACTCCGCCGTCGACACCCTCCGCACCTCCGGCACGCCGGGCCTGCTGGTGTGCAGCGGCAGCGACGAGGTGACCGAGCTCAGGGAGCGGGCGGACGTGGTGGTGGACGGCCCGGAGGGTGTGGTGGGGCTGCTGCGGGCGCTTGCTGATTTCATCGGCTGA